In Plodia interpunctella isolate USDA-ARS_2022_Savannah chromosome 22, ilPloInte3.2, whole genome shotgun sequence, the following proteins share a genomic window:
- the LOC128679840 gene encoding exosome complex component MTR3-like isoform X2 — protein sequence MPLDYRRFNGPEDSVSYKRFTKEYLKTYDEVFKELLDDKAIRKDGRALDESRSMFARTDMVSQAKGSSYVEMRRTKVICSVFDPREIPHQNEFSQLGQIFCEVKFAPFSCPRKRRPHAPDAEERALSVALRQALEPTVCRHLFPNYQIDVFIYILEHDGSCLAAAINAAGLALADAAVPMYDIITACSVAIVDDTMFVDPTEAEEHIAMTSPETSGINHGVVTMSMLSGLKQVSDFTQIGSIDVECVTKIIDLLEGECEKIVPNIQKVLVQNVVQNVEQQKRLQAEAKEREKMLNLKLEEWKALLNAG from the exons ATGCCACTTGATTACAGAAGATTTAACGGCCCAGAAGATAGTGTGTCATACAAGCGGTTTACCAAGGAATATTTGAAGACATATGATGAGGTTTTCAAAGAACTACTCGACGACAAAGCAATACGCAAAGATGGGCGGGCGCTGGATGAATCCCGCAGCATGT ttGCCAGGACTGATATGGTCTCGCAAGCCAAAGGTTCATCATATGTGGAGATGAGGAGaacaaaagttatttgttCAGTATTTGACCCTAGAGAAATTCCACATCAAAATGAATTCAG CCAACTTGgccaaatattttgtgaagtgAAATTCGCGCCTTTTTCGTGCCCGCGCAAACGCCGCCCGCACGCTCCTGACGCAGAAGAAAGAGCCTTGTCAGTGGCACTGAGACAGGCCCTAGAACCTACTGTCTGCAGACATCTTTTTCCTAATTATcag ATTGATGTCTTCATTTACATTCTCGAGCACGACGGATCATGTCTAGCAGCAGCCATAAATGCTGCTGGCCTGGCTCTAGCTGATGCAGCAGTTCCAATGTATGACATCATTACAGCATGCTCGGTCGCTATTGTTGATGACACAATGTTTGTAGACCCCACGGAAGCTGAAGAACATATAGCTATGACAAGTCCGGAGACAAGCGGAATAAATCACGGAGTTGTCACAATGTCTATGCTCTCTGGTCTGAAACAAGTGTCAGATTTCACACAAATTGGCTCAATAGATGTTGAATGTGTTACgaaaattattgatttgttaGAGGGTGAGTGTGAAAAAATTGTGCCTAACATACAGAAAGTGTTGGTTCAGAATGTGGTACAAAATGTTGAGCAACAAAAGAGGTTGCAAGCAGAGGCTAAAGAGAGGGAAAAAATGCTGAATTTGAAGCTTGAAGAGTGGAAAGCATTATTAAATGCTGGATGA
- the LOC128679840 gene encoding exosome complex component MTR3-like isoform X1, with the protein MPLDYRRFNGPEDSVSYKRFTKEYLKTYDEVFKELLDDKAIRKDGRALDESRSMCMFFARTDMVSQAKGSSYVEMRRTKVICSVFDPREIPHQNEFSQLGQIFCEVKFAPFSCPRKRRPHAPDAEERALSVALRQALEPTVCRHLFPNYQIDVFIYILEHDGSCLAAAINAAGLALADAAVPMYDIITACSVAIVDDTMFVDPTEAEEHIAMTSPETSGINHGVVTMSMLSGLKQVSDFTQIGSIDVECVTKIIDLLEGECEKIVPNIQKVLVQNVVQNVEQQKRLQAEAKEREKMLNLKLEEWKALLNAG; encoded by the exons ATGCCACTTGATTACAGAAGATTTAACGGCCCAGAAGATAGTGTGTCATACAAGCGGTTTACCAAGGAATATTTGAAGACATATGATGAGGTTTTCAAAGAACTACTCGACGACAAAGCAATACGCAAAGATGGGCGGGCGCTGGATGAATCCCGCAGCATGTGTatgtttt ttGCCAGGACTGATATGGTCTCGCAAGCCAAAGGTTCATCATATGTGGAGATGAGGAGaacaaaagttatttgttCAGTATTTGACCCTAGAGAAATTCCACATCAAAATGAATTCAG CCAACTTGgccaaatattttgtgaagtgAAATTCGCGCCTTTTTCGTGCCCGCGCAAACGCCGCCCGCACGCTCCTGACGCAGAAGAAAGAGCCTTGTCAGTGGCACTGAGACAGGCCCTAGAACCTACTGTCTGCAGACATCTTTTTCCTAATTATcag ATTGATGTCTTCATTTACATTCTCGAGCACGACGGATCATGTCTAGCAGCAGCCATAAATGCTGCTGGCCTGGCTCTAGCTGATGCAGCAGTTCCAATGTATGACATCATTACAGCATGCTCGGTCGCTATTGTTGATGACACAATGTTTGTAGACCCCACGGAAGCTGAAGAACATATAGCTATGACAAGTCCGGAGACAAGCGGAATAAATCACGGAGTTGTCACAATGTCTATGCTCTCTGGTCTGAAACAAGTGTCAGATTTCACACAAATTGGCTCAATAGATGTTGAATGTGTTACgaaaattattgatttgttaGAGGGTGAGTGTGAAAAAATTGTGCCTAACATACAGAAAGTGTTGGTTCAGAATGTGGTACAAAATGTTGAGCAACAAAAGAGGTTGCAAGCAGAGGCTAAAGAGAGGGAAAAAATGCTGAATTTGAAGCTTGAAGAGTGGAAAGCATTATTAAATGCTGGATGA